Proteins from one Oscillatoria nigro-viridis PCC 7112 genomic window:
- a CDS encoding carboxymuconolactone decarboxylase family protein produces the protein MTHFPLIEYEQLTDPKAKAVYEEILTDLGFGIVPNLFKSMAINPDLLEANWKKFRGTILQGDLPRTLKEMVGVAISQSNNSKYALQVHLHGLSALGMSEELLRTLVSDFANCPLPKRDKAVITFGLLAATKPLEMTENDYQNLRDLGLDDSEIFEIIATADLFSFVNRYTDAIALEIDAL, from the coding sequence ATGACACACTTTCCACTTATAGAATACGAGCAACTTACCGATCCTAAAGCCAAAGCAGTGTACGAAGAAATATTGACAGACTTGGGGTTTGGCATCGTCCCCAACCTGTTCAAGTCAATGGCAATCAACCCTGACTTATTAGAAGCAAATTGGAAAAAATTCCGGGGAACAATCCTGCAAGGAGACTTACCCCGCACGCTTAAAGAAATGGTCGGCGTCGCTATTTCCCAATCAAATAATAGCAAGTACGCTCTCCAAGTTCACCTGCACGGATTGTCAGCCTTGGGGATGAGCGAAGAACTACTGCGAACCCTAGTTTCTGACTTTGCCAACTGCCCTTTGCCAAAACGCGATAAAGCCGTAATTACCTTTGGCTTGCTGGCTGCTACAAAACCCCTGGAAATGACAGAAAATGATTACCAAAACCTGCGGGATTTAGGGCTAGATGATTCTGAAATATTTGAGATTATTGCAACAGCAGACTTGTTTAGCTTTGTCAACCGATATACTGATGCAATAGCCCTCGAAATAGATGCTTTGTAA
- a CDS encoding S-methyl-5'-thioadenosine phosphorylase has product MAQAKIGIIGGSGLYKMEALKDIEEVKIDTPFGSPSDAAIVGTLDGTPVAFMARHGRNHTFLPSEVPYRANIYAMKSLGVEYLISASAVGSLKTEAKPLDMVVPDQFIDCTKNRVSTFFGEGIVGHITFGDPVCGELAKVLASAIESLNLPDVNIHRGGTYVCMEGPAFSTKAESNLYRSWDATVIGMTNLPEAKLAREAEIAYATLALVTDYDCWHTEHDSVTVEMVIANLHRNAENAQKVIQETVRRLTENPPVSDAHSALKYAILTRLDRVPAATKEKMGLLLQKYL; this is encoded by the coding sequence ATGGCACAAGCAAAAATCGGAATTATCGGCGGCAGCGGTTTGTATAAAATGGAGGCCCTCAAGGATATTGAAGAGGTGAAAATTGATACACCTTTTGGATCGCCATCCGATGCCGCCATTGTGGGAACATTGGACGGTACGCCCGTAGCATTTATGGCTAGACACGGCCGCAACCACACTTTTTTGCCCTCCGAAGTGCCGTATCGCGCAAATATTTATGCCATGAAGAGTTTGGGAGTTGAGTATTTAATCTCAGCGTCGGCGGTTGGTTCCCTGAAAACAGAGGCGAAACCTTTAGATATGGTAGTGCCGGATCAGTTTATCGATTGCACAAAAAATCGAGTTTCTACTTTTTTTGGAGAAGGAATAGTCGGTCACATCACATTCGGCGATCCGGTTTGCGGCGAATTGGCAAAAGTGTTGGCAAGTGCGATCGAATCATTGAACCTCCCCGACGTTAACATCCACCGGGGCGGCACCTACGTCTGCATGGAAGGCCCCGCGTTTTCCACAAAAGCAGAGTCAAACCTTTACCGCAGTTGGGATGCCACAGTCATTGGGATGACAAATTTGCCGGAAGCAAAATTAGCCAGAGAAGCTGAAATTGCCTACGCAACTTTAGCCTTAGTCACAGACTACGACTGCTGGCATACCGAACACGACAGCGTAACTGTAGAAATGGTAATAGCAAATTTGCACCGCAATGCAGAGAATGCTCAAAAAGTCATTCAAGAAACAGTCCGTAGACTAACAGAAAATCCCCCCGTATCTGATGCACATTCAGCTTTAAAATATGCAATTCTGACTCGGCTGGATCGAGTGCCGGCCGCCACTAAGGAGAAAATGGGTTTGTTGTTGCAGAAATATTTGTAA
- a CDS encoding adenylate/guanylate cyclase domain-containing protein, whose translation MGDRLEDQDREELLLTARRLLAEAQALSIRISAVNEVATAINRTLDLGQILRVVGKQAKWLLDFEHCSVCLHSTNACMTLFGRHIPVDIAALPEGGPIHKAFTTRQPQLIQEAGATAILSPYASQIIIPLESEGKILGTINFATTKSRAYTQEDLRIGYLLALQLSSAIRNAERFKEINRLYSELDAEKHKSDQLLLNVLPVEIAEELKNNGKVEPLYYDCVSVLFTDFKGFTQLSEKMTPRELVDELDYCFSYFDRVMDKYSMEKLKTIGDSYMCAAGIPTPRPTHAFDAVLAAIEIRQFMDLRKLQKAQQNIPYWDIRIGIHSGPILAGVIGHKKFSYDVWGDTVNTASRMESSGVPGNINISHDTFELVRDFFECEYRGKIYAKNKGELDMYLVRHLK comes from the coding sequence ATGGGCGATCGGCTAGAAGATCAAGATCGAGAAGAACTTCTGTTGACAGCCCGCCGTTTGTTAGCAGAAGCTCAAGCGCTTTCCATCCGCATTTCCGCCGTCAACGAAGTTGCAACTGCCATTAACCGCACCCTCGATCTGGGCCAGATTTTGCGGGTAGTAGGCAAGCAAGCCAAATGGTTGCTCGACTTTGAACACTGTAGCGTTTGCCTGCACAGCACTAACGCTTGCATGACCTTATTCGGCCGACATATCCCTGTAGATATTGCAGCCCTCCCAGAGGGCGGCCCTATTCACAAAGCTTTCACAACACGTCAACCTCAATTAATTCAAGAAGCGGGTGCTACTGCTATTTTATCCCCCTACGCTTCGCAAATTATCATTCCTTTGGAAAGCGAAGGTAAGATTTTAGGGACAATTAATTTTGCCACAACCAAGTCGAGAGCTTACACTCAAGAAGACTTGCGGATTGGCTATCTTTTGGCTTTGCAACTATCCTCAGCCATCCGCAATGCTGAACGTTTTAAAGAGATAAATAGGCTGTATTCCGAACTCGATGCCGAAAAGCACAAATCCGATCAGTTACTGTTGAACGTGCTGCCGGTTGAAATTGCCGAGGAACTCAAAAATAACGGCAAAGTGGAACCACTTTATTATGATTGCGTATCGGTTTTATTTACTGACTTTAAAGGCTTTACTCAGTTATCTGAAAAAATGACGCCGCGAGAGTTGGTTGACGAACTAGATTATTGTTTTTCTTATTTCGATCGCGTGATGGATAAATACTCTATGGAAAAACTGAAGACTATTGGCGACAGCTATATGTGTGCGGCGGGAATTCCTACGCCTCGCCCAACACACGCATTTGACGCTGTACTTGCTGCCATAGAAATTCGACAGTTCATGGATTTGCGAAAATTGCAGAAAGCTCAACAAAATATCCCTTATTGGGATATCCGCATTGGCATTCATTCAGGCCCAATACTTGCTGGGGTAATTGGGCATAAAAAGTTTTCCTATGATGTCTGGGGAGATACAGTTAATACTGCATCTCGGATGGAATCTTCCGGCGTCCCTGGAAATATCAATATCTCTCACGACACGTTTGAATTAGTTAGAGATTTTTTTGAATGCGAATACCGAGGAAAAATTTATGCTAAAAATAAGGGCGAATTGGATATGTATTTGGTTCGCCATCTTAAATAA
- a CDS encoding caspase family protein: MGLKRREFLQQAGRVLAAIGISEALWLPLGSRYHQALAQPTARKLALLVGVDKYPDSPLHGCVTDVEMQRELLIYRFGFVPSDILTLTDAQATRDNIETAFVTHLTQQAKPGDVVVFHFSGCGSRVSLGESPGKMQNSLVPADDVLPLLANRAVNDILEETLLLLMRSLATENAIAILDTSYHYRGFPTNGNFRIRSRPRPTIGEPRLAELTFAEDLRSRPNLRPATAVLAAGADSQLATEQEWGGFTAGLFTYALTQTLWWATPASSFSVNFSRAAGKVEQITGLSQQPQILNHDLTTAPAVNFSNLIFNSPASDGAVTALEEGGKTVQLWLGGLSPSVLECCGGSVFAVDSSEGARLLLRGRTGISAKAQVLDGSALTDGQLTVGEVVTEEIRVLPRNIGLTVALDSGLERIERVDATSAFATVPQVSAVGSEQLADCRFGRVPETTLAETVSPHEPALYPSRYGLFSLAQTLIPDTEGDGGEAVKVAVQRLTPQLKALQAGKLLRLTVNEGSSRLKVRAVLATTAPQARAVAQREPVRAGGDYRLEPLSGESEKSASPHILSLTEGSRVRYRLYNDSGRPVYFAVFCSDSGGRLSVLGAEGKDSVAGMSRAIAPGENLTLPAAGGSGWAVSGPIGLAETVIIFSESPFDRTLAAIEAEMQQTRDSLPIRVLVNPLNVARAVLEDLHAASIPGVEKVGISTDDLALDVNVWATLSFVYRVV; this comes from the coding sequence ATGGGACTCAAGCGGCGGGAATTTTTGCAGCAAGCTGGCCGGGTGCTGGCCGCCATTGGAATCAGCGAGGCCCTGTGGCTGCCGTTGGGTTCGCGCTACCACCAAGCCTTAGCGCAGCCGACAGCCCGGAAATTGGCTTTGTTGGTGGGCGTTGACAAATATCCAGACTCGCCCCTGCACGGCTGCGTCACGGATGTGGAAATGCAGCGGGAACTGCTGATATATCGGTTTGGGTTTGTGCCGTCGGACATTTTGACTTTGACTGACGCTCAAGCTACGAGGGACAATATCGAGACGGCTTTTGTGACTCACTTGACTCAACAAGCAAAACCCGGTGACGTGGTAGTTTTTCACTTTAGCGGCTGCGGTAGCCGAGTCAGCTTGGGCGAGTCTCCCGGCAAAATGCAAAACAGTTTGGTGCCGGCGGATGATGTTTTGCCGTTGTTAGCAAACCGGGCGGTGAACGATATTTTAGAGGAAACGCTGTTGCTGTTGATGCGATCGCTCGCGACAGAAAATGCGATCGCCATCCTCGACACCAGCTACCACTATCGGGGTTTCCCCACAAACGGCAATTTTCGCATTCGCTCCCGCCCCCGCCCCACCATCGGCGAGCCTCGCCTCGCAGAATTAACGTTTGCCGAAGACCTCCGCTCCCGCCCCAATCTCCGTCCTGCCACCGCCGTACTTGCCGCAGGCGCGGATTCCCAACTCGCCACCGAACAAGAGTGGGGCGGATTTACCGCAGGTTTGTTTACCTACGCCCTCACCCAAACTTTGTGGTGGGCAACTCCCGCTAGCAGCTTCAGCGTCAATTTCAGTCGCGCTGCGGGTAAGGTCGAGCAAATCACGGGGTTATCGCAACAACCGCAAATTCTCAATCACGATTTAACAACCGCGCCGGCGGTGAATTTTTCAAATTTAATCTTCAATTCCCCTGCATCGGACGGCGCTGTGACGGCCCTGGAAGAGGGTGGCAAAACTGTGCAGTTGTGGCTGGGCGGGTTGTCGCCCTCGGTTTTGGAGTGCTGCGGGGGTTCTGTGTTTGCAGTGGATTCCTCCGAAGGCGCGAGGCTTTTGCTGCGGGGACGCACTGGTATCTCTGCTAAAGCGCAAGTTTTAGATGGGTCTGCTCTAACAGACGGCCAATTAACAGTCGGCGAAGTGGTGACGGAAGAAATTCGGGTATTGCCGCGAAACATCGGTTTGACAGTAGCTTTGGACTCGGGTTTGGAACGCATCGAGCGGGTGGACGCTACCAGCGCCTTTGCGACTGTGCCGCAAGTTTCGGCGGTAGGCAGCGAGCAATTGGCTGACTGTCGGTTTGGCAGAGTCCCGGAAACGACTTTAGCCGAAACAGTCTCGCCTCACGAGCCTGCTTTGTATCCAAGCCGTTACGGTTTGTTTTCTTTGGCTCAAACGCTGATTCCCGATACTGAGGGCGACGGGGGAGAAGCAGTCAAGGTGGCGGTGCAGCGCTTGACTCCGCAGTTGAAAGCGCTGCAGGCTGGGAAGTTGCTGCGGCTGACAGTCAATGAGGGGTCTTCGCGCCTGAAGGTGCGGGCGGTGCTGGCAACTACTGCACCGCAAGCGCGGGCTGTGGCGCAGCGAGAGCCGGTGCGGGCCGGCGGTGATTATCGGCTGGAACCGCTGAGCGGGGAAAGTGAGAAATCCGCCAGCCCTCATATACTAAGTTTAACAGAAGGCAGCCGAGTTCGGTACAGATTGTATAACGACAGCGGTCGCCCGGTTTACTTTGCGGTGTTTTGCTCGGACAGCGGGGGACGGCTGTCCGTGCTCGGCGCTGAGGGCAAAGACTCTGTGGCGGGGATGTCGCGGGCGATCGCTCCTGGGGAGAATTTGACTCTGCCGGCGGCTGGGGGGAGCGGGTGGGCGGTATCTGGGCCGATCGGACTTGCGGAAACTGTGATTATATTTAGTGAGAGTCCTTTCGATCGAACTCTGGCTGCAATAGAAGCCGAAATGCAGCAAACGAGGGATTCCCTGCCAATTCGAGTGTTGGTGAATCCTTTAAATGTGGCGCGGGCGGTACTCGAAGATTTGCACGCGGCTAGCATTCCGGGGGTAGAGAAAGTGGGGATATCGACGGATGATTTGGCTTTGGATGTGAATGTTTGGGCAACTCTGAGTTTTGTTTATCGGGTGGTTTAA
- a CDS encoding valine--pyruvate transaminase, producing MNPALTQFGAQMSHLTGVRAIMKDIIETLRAGSGQEFINLSAGNPVILPEVEQLWRDCTAELLASPEYGEVVCRYGSSQGYQPLIDAVLADFNQRYGLNLTDRNILITPGSQSIYFYAANAFGGYTTSKQLKNIVLPLSPDYTGYGGVSLIPEAVVACKPTLDIDAAAHRFKYRPDFSQLSIDQTTGCVIFSRPCNPTGNVLTDDEVKKIADLAAAFDVPVFVDSAYGPPFPSLNFTEMTPIFGGNIVHCMSLSKAGLPGERIGIAIGDEKIIQILECFQTNTCIHSPRYGQAIATRAIASGALADISINVIRPYYQSKFAIVESTLEQAMPKDLPWFLHRGEGAIFAWLWLKDLPMTDWELYQELKKVGVIVVPGSSFFPGLREDWQHKHECLRISLTATNDEIETAMKRLAQMVEKVYQS from the coding sequence ATGAACCCTGCCCTGACTCAATTTGGCGCTCAGATGTCCCACCTCACGGGAGTTCGGGCAATTATGAAAGATATTATTGAAACACTCAGAGCCGGCAGCGGGCAGGAGTTTATCAATTTGAGCGCCGGAAATCCGGTGATTTTGCCGGAAGTCGAGCAGTTGTGGCGCGACTGCACTGCGGAACTTTTGGCGAGCCCGGAATACGGCGAGGTGGTTTGTCGCTACGGTTCCAGTCAAGGTTATCAGCCGTTGATCGATGCGGTATTGGCAGATTTTAACCAGCGTTACGGGCTGAATTTGACGGATCGCAATATTCTAATTACTCCCGGAAGTCAATCGATCTATTTCTACGCAGCCAACGCTTTCGGCGGCTACACTACCAGCAAACAGCTTAAAAATATCGTCCTACCGCTGAGCCCAGACTACACCGGTTACGGCGGCGTTAGCTTGATTCCCGAAGCGGTAGTCGCCTGCAAACCCACCCTCGATATTGATGCAGCCGCCCACAGGTTCAAATACCGCCCGGATTTCAGCCAACTGTCGATCGACCAAACCACCGGTTGCGTCATTTTTTCCCGTCCCTGCAACCCCACCGGCAACGTTCTCACCGACGACGAAGTTAAGAAAATTGCCGATTTAGCGGCCGCTTTCGACGTGCCGGTGTTCGTTGATTCCGCCTACGGCCCTCCCTTCCCGTCCTTGAATTTTACCGAAATGACGCCGATTTTTGGGGGCAATATCGTGCACTGCATGAGTTTGTCGAAAGCCGGATTGCCGGGAGAAAGAATCGGAATTGCGATCGGCGATGAAAAAATCATTCAAATATTAGAATGTTTTCAGACCAATACGTGCATTCATTCGCCGAGATACGGACAGGCGATCGCAACTCGTGCCATTGCTTCCGGCGCTCTTGCCGATATTTCCATCAACGTAATTCGCCCGTACTATCAAAGCAAATTTGCGATCGTAGAAAGCACTCTAGAACAAGCAATGCCGAAAGATTTGCCGTGGTTTTTGCACCGGGGCGAAGGAGCAATTTTCGCGTGGTTGTGGCTGAAAGATTTGCCAATGACTGATTGGGAACTGTATCAAGAGTTGAAGAAAGTCGGCGTAATTGTCGTGCCAGGAAGTTCTTTCTTCCCGGGTTTGCGGGAAGATTGGCAGCACAAGCACGAGTGTTTACGCATCAGTTTGACTGCAACAAATGATGAGATTGAAACTGCCATGAAACGCTTGGCTCAAATGGTTGAAAAGGTTTATCAGTCATGA
- a CDS encoding Uma2 family endonuclease — protein sequence MAVQLLKRLLTVEEYHLMSKAGILSEGDRVELIEGELIQMAAIGTRHASCVRRFIGLLSEIPSNRAFLDVQNPIQLSDRTEPQPDVVLLKPRADYYSTAHPVPSEVLLLVEVSDRTVDCDRDVKVLIYARSLIQEVWLLDIEAQCLEVYRQPTPNGYSLIQKFWRGQQVASLAFPDLEVNIDFVLG from the coding sequence ATGGCAGTGCAATTACTCAAAAGGTTGTTGACCGTAGAAGAATATCATTTAATGAGCAAAGCTGGTATTCTTTCCGAGGGCGATCGGGTAGAACTGATAGAAGGAGAACTGATCCAAATGGCAGCAATTGGAACTCGTCATGCTTCCTGTGTGAGACGGTTCATCGGACTGTTGAGCGAAATTCCCAGTAACCGGGCTTTTCTGGATGTGCAAAACCCCATCCAGTTGAGCGATCGCACCGAACCTCAACCTGATGTAGTATTGCTCAAACCCCGGGCTGATTACTATTCAACAGCACATCCAGTACCGTCAGAAGTTTTGCTGTTGGTAGAAGTATCCGATCGCACGGTTGATTGCGATCGAGATGTGAAAGTTCTGATTTACGCTCGATCGCTGATTCAAGAAGTCTGGCTCCTAGATATAGAGGCACAATGTTTAGAAGTTTACCGCCAGCCAACTCCTAATGGTTACAGTTTAATCCAAAAATTTTGGCGGGGTCAACAAGTTGCGTCGCTCGCCTTTCCTGATTTGGAAGTGAATATCGATTTCGTACTGGGATAG
- a CDS encoding Tab2/Atab2 family RNA-binding protein: MRIWQADFYRRPLQDETGKPLWELFICDSEGSFQFSAVCSQGAANSNWLASQLQQQAQTHNLPDLIQVFRPQSLGLIEAAGKVLGVKVEATRRTPALKLLLQQRAKEYSSMPNYTGETYSAIALDSPPPVPLPENLWGDGWRFASLPAGDIEEAFQGRPLPILEMPEFLLPLNLGLASTVPVPGVVIDGGRQSMRLARWLQDAKPFALNYIAGEPDGLILEAGLVDRWVVATFEDSEVKAAAQIYQQRKQLSKGLHFLLVQPDDSGMTYTGFWLLNFDR; the protein is encoded by the coding sequence ATGCGTATTTGGCAAGCCGATTTTTACCGCCGCCCTCTCCAAGACGAAACTGGCAAACCACTGTGGGAACTCTTCATTTGCGACTCGGAAGGCAGTTTCCAATTTAGTGCAGTTTGTAGCCAGGGGGCTGCAAATTCTAATTGGCTAGCTTCGCAGTTGCAGCAGCAAGCTCAAACCCACAATTTGCCCGACTTGATTCAAGTATTTAGGCCTCAGTCTCTGGGCTTAATCGAAGCTGCGGGCAAAGTTTTGGGCGTCAAGGTGGAAGCGACTCGGCGCACTCCGGCTCTGAAATTGCTGCTGCAACAACGCGCAAAAGAATATTCGAGTATGCCTAATTATACAGGTGAAACTTACAGCGCGATCGCCCTCGACTCGCCGCCGCCGGTACCCTTACCCGAAAACCTCTGGGGCGATGGCTGGCGTTTTGCTTCCCTACCCGCCGGCGACATTGAAGAGGCTTTCCAAGGGCGTCCCCTGCCAATTTTGGAAATGCCAGAATTCCTGTTACCGCTGAATTTGGGCTTGGCCTCAACAGTACCCGTACCGGGAGTTGTGATTGACGGCGGACGCCAGTCTATGCGGTTGGCTAGATGGCTTCAGGATGCCAAACCTTTCGCTTTGAATTATATCGCTGGAGAACCCGACGGATTGATATTGGAAGCTGGGTTAGTAGATAGGTGGGTTGTGGCTACTTTTGAAGATAGCGAGGTGAAAGCTGCGGCCCAAATTTACCAACAGCGCAAGCAATTAAGTAAAGGATTGCATTTTTTGTTAGTGCAGCCAGATGATAGTGGCATGACTTATACAGGCTTTTGGCTGTTGAATTTTGATCGATAA